The Manis javanica isolate MJ-LG chromosome 6, MJ_LKY, whole genome shotgun sequence genome contains a region encoding:
- the PRSS37 gene encoding probable inactive serine protease 37 isoform X2: MGWTHRNWTSVKFVFYLGVLARTFFSAHSSVQKEDHAPYLVYLKSHFNPCVGVLIKNNWVLAPAHCYLPNLKVMLGNFRVRVRDGTEQTINPIQIIRYWNYSHTSPQDDLMLIKLAKPANYSHKVQPLSLATSSVRPGTICLLSGLDWSQDNSGRHPDLRQNLEAPVMSDEECQKTEQGKSHRNSLCVKFMKVFSRIFGEVAVATVICKNKLQGIEVGHFMGGDVGIYTDVHKYISWIESVTEDR, from the exons ATGGGGTGGACTCATAGAAATTGGACTTCTGTGAAGTTTGTCTTCTACTTGGGTGTCCTTGCTA GGACATTCTTCTCCGCTCACTCATCTGTGCAGAAGGAAGACCATGCTCCCTATTTGGTATACCTCAAGTCTCACTTCAACCCCTGTGTGGGTGTCCTTATCAAAAACAACTGGGTGCTGGCCCCAGCTCACTGCTACTTACC AAATCTGAAAGTGATGCTGGGAAATTTCAGGGTCAGAGTCCGAGATGGGACAGAACAGACAATTAACCCCATCCAGATTATCCGTTACTGGAACTACAGTCATACCTCCCCCCAGGATGACCTCATGCTCATCAAGCTGGCTAAACCTGCCAACTACAGCCACAAAGTCCAGCCCCTTTCCCTGGCCACCAGCAGTGTCCGGCCAGGCACCATCTGTCTGCTTTCAGGTCTGGACTGGAGCCAAGACAACAGTG GCAGACACCCTGATTTAAGGCAGAACCTGGAGGCCCCTGTGATGTCTGATGAAGAATGCCAGAAAACTGAACAAGGAAAAAGCCACAGGAACTCCTTGTGTGTTAAGTTTATGAAAGTGTTCAGCCGAATTTTTGGG GAGGTGGCCGTTGCTACTGTCATCTGCAAGAACAAGCTCCAGGGGATCGAGGTCGGACACTTCATGGGCGGGGATGTGGGCATCTACACCGATGTTCACAAATATATATCCTGGATTGAGAGTGTCACTGAAGACAGATGA
- the PRSS37 gene encoding probable inactive serine protease 37 isoform X1, which yields MGWTHRNWTSVKFVFYLGVLARTFFSAHSSVQKEDHAPYLVYLKSHFNPCVGVLIKNNWVLAPAHCYLPNLKVMLGNFRVRVRDGTEQTINPIQIIRYWNYSHTSPQDDLMLIKLAKPANYSHKVQPLSLATSSVRPGTICLLSGLDWSQDNSGRHPDLRQNLEAPVMSDEECQKTEQGKSHRNSLRWPLLLSSARTSSRGSRSDTSWAGMWASTPMFTNIYPGLRVSLKTDETLLLFCMSPALPLTVHATTFPNSK from the exons ATGGGGTGGACTCATAGAAATTGGACTTCTGTGAAGTTTGTCTTCTACTTGGGTGTCCTTGCTA GGACATTCTTCTCCGCTCACTCATCTGTGCAGAAGGAAGACCATGCTCCCTATTTGGTATACCTCAAGTCTCACTTCAACCCCTGTGTGGGTGTCCTTATCAAAAACAACTGGGTGCTGGCCCCAGCTCACTGCTACTTACC AAATCTGAAAGTGATGCTGGGAAATTTCAGGGTCAGAGTCCGAGATGGGACAGAACAGACAATTAACCCCATCCAGATTATCCGTTACTGGAACTACAGTCATACCTCCCCCCAGGATGACCTCATGCTCATCAAGCTGGCTAAACCTGCCAACTACAGCCACAAAGTCCAGCCCCTTTCCCTGGCCACCAGCAGTGTCCGGCCAGGCACCATCTGTCTGCTTTCAGGTCTGGACTGGAGCCAAGACAACAGTG GCAGACACCCTGATTTAAGGCAGAACCTGGAGGCCCCTGTGATGTCTGATGAAGAATGCCAGAAAACTGAACAAGGAAAAAGCCACAGGAACTCCTT GAGGTGGCCGTTGCTACTGTCATCTGCAAGAACAAGCTCCAGGGGATCGAGGTCGGACACTTCATGGGCGGGGATGTGGGCATCTACACCGATGTTCACAAATATATATCCTGGATTGAGAGTGTCACTGAAGACAGATGAGACCCTACTACTCTTCTGCATGTCACCGGCTCTGCCACTGACTGTACACGCCACTACCTTCCCCAACTCAAAATAA